A window from Oreochromis aureus strain Israel breed Guangdong linkage group 16, ZZ_aureus, whole genome shotgun sequence encodes these proteins:
- the LOC116316136 gene encoding TLR adapter interacting with SLC15A4 on the lysosome, whose translation MLCEGRLLIMTYCEFEDLDSLPSKPAFQNAYGSQKTAAALIPGSTRHAPLVHHNSPEQMATDNRRASAELYISPLQSLDLQRAHLGRQISREIEIPAQAHSGGDTPFLVPSFCQSICKNYSDLHIAGDQVLPLSANNCELRVCADVPDVGPFIQSCDVPPAVEDSLQGHEARDGRLFPLRGGSNRWRLGSGRDRSFFLQGHEGPFSNSLLNHYLEQKLLDLYQQYMMENMAREGAPGSDSDTSAICPLLGSELVLTSLDQITLQLSREGNMEAGLAKDMVLSCFLRVAGDMQSSEISTPFLQISNEASREQLTESNE comes from the coding sequence ATGCTTTGTGAAGGCAGATTGTTGATCATGACCTACTGTGAATTCGAAGATCTGGATTCCCTTCCTTCTAAGCCAGCTTTCCAGAATGCTTATGGGTCACAGAAAACAGCTGCTGCCCTCATACCAGGTTCCACCAGACATGCTCCCCTTGTTCACCACAATTCCCCGGAGCAGATGGCTACAGACAACCGAAGGGCTTCAGCTGAGTTGTACATTTCTCCTTTGCAGTCCTTAGATCTCCAGAGAGCTCATCTAGGCAGGCAGATCTCTCGAGAGATAGAGATCCCAGCCCAAGCTCACTCAGGTGGCGATACCCCTTTCTTGGTTCCCTCCTTCTGTCAGAGCATTTGCAAAAACTACAGTGACCTTCATATTGCAGGTGACCAGGTGCTACCTCTCTCAGCTAATAACTGCGAGCTGAGGGTTTGTGCCGATGTCCCGGATGTCGGTCCCTTTATCCAGTCTTGTGATGTGCCCCCAGCTGTGGAAGATTCCCTCCAAGGACACGAAGCTCGGGATGGGAGGCTGTTTCCACTGAGGGGAGGTTCGAATCGGTGGAGACTGGGGAGCGGCCGTGATCGGAGCTTTTTCCTCCAGGGGCATGAAGGTCCGTTTTCCAACTCCCTTCTGAATCACTACTTGGAGCAAAAGCTCCTGGATCTGTATCAGCAATACATGATGGAGAATATGGCAAGAGAAGGAGCCCCTGGTTCAGACTCTGACACAAGTGCCATTTGCCCTTTGCTGGGCTCAGAGCTGGTCCTCACCAGCCTGGACCAAATCACTTTGCAGCTCAGCCGGGAGGGCAACATGGAGGCCGGCTTGGCCAAGGACATGGTCCTGAGCTGCTTCCTGCGAGTCGCTGGTGATATGCAGTCAAGTGAGATCAGCACTCCCTTTCTGCAGATTTCTAATGAGGCGTCCAGGGAGCAACTCACAGAGAGTAATGAGTGA